The genomic DNA CATCCCCGCCAAGCAACTGGGTGACCAGCCGCTCGCGCAACCGGTTGAGGGCATCGCTGACTTCCCCTGGAACCGGCATCTCCAGCTCCGCAGCATAATCCACTGACTCCACCTCTGGCCCCACGGCCAGGGCACAGAGCATGCCATGGATTTCCGTCCAGGTAGGGGCGTCTTCGCCTTGCTCCTGGAAATATTGGCGAACGGTATTTTTCAGGCTGGGATTGGTGATATCTGACATTGAGTCCTCCGCTGGCCGCAAGCATACCGGGAGTTGTTCAGGGGCTCCAGGCATTCCCGGCATTATGGCTCAGGGCAGTTTTGCTATCCGGTTTCGTCCCCGGGATTTGGCTTCATACAAGGCGGTATCCGCCCGTTTGGTTAACTGGTCTGCGGTTTCTCCTTCATGAAAGGCGGTGAGCCCTGCAGAAAAAGTGGTATGCAGTTGTGGAGCGAAGTCGTAGCCCTGTTCAGCAAACTGGCTGCGCAAGCGCTCAAGAGCGGCCTCACTGGCAGCCTCGGAGGCATGGGGAAACAGCACCACGAATTCTTCCCCGCCATAGCGGGCCAGCAGGTCCGACTTGCGCAGGCTCTGGCTGGCGATACGGGCAAACCGGCTGAGGACCTCGTCGCCACTGTGATGGCCGTAGTTATCGTTGACCTGCTTGAAATGGTCCAGATCGATAATCGCCAGGTACAGAGGCGTGTGGTTGCGGTTGGCGAGGGAGAGCTCTTCTTCCAGCCGTTCCAGAAAATGGCGGCGGTTATACAGCCCGGTGAGATCATCGCGTACCGCAATAGCTTTCAGGCGCCTGTGGGCATCACGCAGGTTTTCCCGTTGATCCCGGACCCGGTTTTGCAGGTTGTGGATATATCCCCCCATATAGATAAACCAGCACAGGATCAGGGCGAGGATGATCCAGTGGCCGATCAGAAACGAAAAGATCGCCTGCTGGGGCGTTTCTATCCATTCGTAGACTTGCAAGGCGGTGAAACAGAGCAGGGTAAAGCCAGCCATGGCCATTTGCCGGCGCCGGTCCAGGGCAAAAAT from Alcanivorax sp. includes the following:
- a CDS encoding GGDEF domain-containing protein — encoded protein: MRKTVKSDKKPPGHQQDFIAYVFTLIPADPPERAIRLRRQIMAVYSYCLLWVGTIIGVELSAFAPDTPHLTIFAVLFAINLVFYLLIRSGLSERLGDPSLTILQMATGIILTTVILHYTRELRGAMLSIYFMVMTFGIFALDRRRQMAMAGFTLLCFTALQVYEWIETPQQAIFSFLIGHWIILALILCWFIYMGGYIHNLQNRVRDQRENLRDAHRRLKAIAVRDDLTGLYNRRHFLERLEEELSLANRNHTPLYLAIIDLDHFKQVNDNYGHHSGDEVLSRFARIASQSLRKSDLLARYGGEEFVVLFPHASEAASEAALERLRSQFAEQGYDFAPQLHTTFSAGLTAFHEGETADQLTKRADTALYEAKSRGRNRIAKLP